One window from the genome of Limibacillus sp. encodes:
- a CDS encoding DUF1858 domain-containing protein, producing MKSLSVLEIMERWPETIGVFLDNAMLCVGCAIAPFHDLHDACLEHELDEEAIYRQLEEALTRERALKPRAD from the coding sequence ATGAAGAGCCTCAGCGTGCTGGAAATCATGGAGAGATGGCCCGAGACGATCGGGGTCTTCCTGGACAACGCCATGCTGTGCGTTGGCTGCGCGATAGCGCCCTTCCATGATCTGCATGATGCCTGCTTGGAACACGAGCTCGACGAAGAGGCCATCTACCGGCAGCTCGAAGAGGCATTGACCCGTGAGAGAGCGCTCAAGCCCCGCGCTGACTGA
- a CDS encoding transglutaminase family protein, with protein sequence MTRLKVQHRTVYRYRVPVALQSHRMMLRPRESRTLQLHKHQLEISPAATVTWAHDVAGNSVATASFQDRSDTLIIDSTAELTLNTDQWPIFDIAATAVNYPFLLTEDEMADLGALRLQAYLDHTGELNNWARSFLAGDKTDTLTLLKEISSGVAAHVTYEERDDDAAQTPVETLALKRGSCRDFAVLFVDAVRSLGFGARIVSGYLYDPDKDAIGSSGAGSTHAWAEVYVPGAGWIMFDPTNRSVGGFNLIPTAMARHIRQTMPVSGSYVGDGNDFQALEVSVKVTSSTA encoded by the coding sequence TTGACCAGATTGAAAGTTCAGCATCGCACAGTCTACCGCTACCGGGTGCCGGTGGCTCTCCAGTCGCACCGCATGATGTTGCGACCACGCGAGAGCCGCACCCTTCAATTGCACAAGCACCAGTTGGAGATCTCCCCGGCAGCGACCGTGACCTGGGCGCATGACGTCGCCGGCAACTCCGTGGCGACAGCGAGCTTTCAGGACAGATCGGACACCCTGATCATCGACAGCACCGCGGAGCTGACGTTGAACACCGACCAGTGGCCTATCTTCGACATCGCGGCGACAGCGGTGAACTACCCCTTCTTGCTGACCGAGGATGAAATGGCCGATCTTGGCGCTTTGCGGCTGCAAGCCTATCTCGATCACACAGGGGAGTTGAACAACTGGGCCCGGTCTTTCCTGGCGGGTGACAAAACCGACACCCTGACATTGCTGAAGGAGATCAGCAGCGGCGTTGCAGCGCACGTCACCTATGAAGAGCGCGATGATGACGCCGCGCAAACGCCGGTCGAGACCCTGGCGCTAAAGCGAGGGTCCTGCCGAGATTTCGCGGTGCTGTTTGTGGATGCCGTGCGCAGCTTGGGGTTTGGAGCGCGCATCGTGTCCGGCTATCTCTACGACCCCGACAAGGATGCCATCGGTTCTTCTGGCGCGGGATCCACCCACGCATGGGCGGAGGTCTATGTTCCAGGGGCTGGATGGATCATGTTCGACCCAACGAACCGGAGCGTCGGTGGATTCAATCTAATCCCGACGGCGATGGCGCGTCACATCCGCCAGACGATGCCCGTTTCAGGCAGCTACGTCGGGGATGGGAATGACTTTCAGGCGCTGGAGGTGTCGGTCAAGGTAACCTCGTCAACCGCGTGA